Proteins from a genomic interval of Pirellulales bacterium:
- a CDS encoding PEP-CTERM sorting domain-containing protein, whose translation MGRLVTFAITIAVFLSTHTYAGAGVVDQVWEPPQYRFGAAFYSGQSLAQTFTVGQTGILDRVEVTVSRTPTTNKPLVVEIHGTFNGAPSLGVLASYSLDAASLPTTLYTTTFTGKDLGAQAFHVFAGEQLAIVLSSQTGNYPDWYLWTTSDSAATPPAPQYPGGMSWASSSFNQWGWSAAQDAGFRTFVSVPEPPTLALAAIGGVALLKMRRRKWR comes from the coding sequence ATGGGCAGACTAGTTACGTTCGCGATCACGATCGCGGTTTTCTTGTCGACGCACACATATGCGGGCGCCGGCGTCGTTGACCAGGTGTGGGAGCCGCCGCAATATCGTTTCGGTGCGGCATTTTATTCGGGCCAAAGTTTGGCACAGACCTTCACGGTCGGTCAGACGGGCATCCTGGATCGCGTCGAAGTTACCGTGTCGCGGACACCGACCACGAACAAACCGCTCGTCGTGGAAATTCATGGCACCTTCAACGGTGCGCCCTCCCTGGGTGTTCTCGCGAGCTACTCGCTCGATGCGGCCTCCCTGCCGACCACGCTGTATACGACGACGTTTACCGGTAAGGACCTCGGCGCGCAAGCCTTCCACGTCTTCGCCGGAGAACAATTGGCGATCGTGCTCAGCTCGCAGACAGGCAACTATCCGGACTGGTACCTGTGGACCACGTCGGACTCAGCCGCCACGCCGCCGGCTCCGCAATATCCCGGTGGTATGAGTTGGGCTTCGTCGTCGTTCAATCAGTGGGGATGGTCTGCGGCGCAGGACGCCGGGTTTCGCACGTTTGTGTCGGTGCCTGAGCCGCCGACCTTGGCGCTGGCCGCGATTGGCGGTGTGGCGTTGCTTAAGATGCGCCGGCGAAAGTGGCGATAA
- a CDS encoding DUF1569 domain-containing protein gives MATTTAPSPVDTAHVHGRRRVQYQSHDEVLAECERFAANGYRQLGNWSLGQVAKHLANAMSTALDGFPGRVALPMRLAAQLLFKKKVIKGPMRPGFKLPPKFAAALIPDTTGDAEGIEALRTAVRRWKSEPQRHPHGFFGKLTPAEWDKLMLNHSAMHMSFIVPK, from the coding sequence ATGGCTACGACCACAGCTCCGAGTCCGGTCGATACGGCGCACGTTCACGGCCGCCGCAGAGTTCAGTATCAATCGCACGACGAAGTGCTGGCCGAGTGCGAGCGCTTTGCCGCCAATGGCTATCGCCAGTTGGGCAACTGGTCGCTGGGGCAAGTGGCCAAGCATCTGGCAAACGCCATGTCGACCGCGCTTGACGGCTTTCCCGGCCGTGTCGCCTTGCCGATGCGGCTAGCGGCGCAGCTGCTCTTCAAGAAGAAGGTGATCAAGGGACCGATGCGACCCGGGTTCAAGCTGCCGCCAAAATTCGCGGCGGCGCTCATTCCCGATACCACCGGCGATGCGGAGGGGATCGAGGCGCTGCGTACCGCGGTGCGCCGCTGGAAGAGCGAGCCGCAACGTCATCCGCACGGATTCTTCGGCAAGCTCACGCCCGCCGAATGGGACAAGCTGATGCTGAACCACTCGGCCATGCACATGAGCTTCATCGTGCCGAAGTAA
- a CDS encoding S9 family peptidase: MHNSRRPLGLLLILLAVVEAGYATAAETKTRPMTVRDLFQFKRLSDPQISPDGKQVAYVVGAVDLEANSSSSTIWLAPTAGGAPRQLTTTTKKDRHPRFSPDGKSILFESNRSGDNQLWIIDLAGGEARQLTTIATEASTGIFSPDGKLIAFVSAVYPEFSDKPYAESNAANKKKAEEIAKSPVKARTFTRLFYRHWDSWVEDKRQHLFVMPAAGGEPRDMTPGDRDAYPTSTTFSVGDDFTFSPDSKSLVYTAPPERDEAWSTNYDIWRVPVGGGKAENLTAANPAADSYPRYSPDGKQLAYRAQKVPGFEADQWELSVMPAQGAGAQPRVLTKDFDSSVDQFLWAADGASLFFLADQRGMTTISRVSAAEGRVTPFLDGRTYGALSRSSDGKMMACTGASMRTPPEILAVDANKQAKNISQANTELLAQLDLPKPESVEVKGAGGTPMQMWILKPPGFDPGKKWPLVYLVHGGPQGAWEDAWSFRWNPEVWAAQGYVIALPNPRGSTGFGQQYTNEISGDWGGKCFDDLMAGVAYMEKQPYIDTARMAAAGASFGGYMMNWFEGHTDKFKTLITHCGVYNFDAMYATTDELWFDEFEHGGAPWKNRESYEKFSPHRFAQNFKTPMLIIHNDLDFRVPISEGHQLFTTLQRLGVPSKMINFPDEGHWVLKPANSLYWHEQIFDWLKQYVAPGGK, from the coding sequence ATGCACAACTCTCGCAGGCCGCTCGGATTGCTGTTGATTCTTCTGGCCGTCGTCGAGGCCGGGTACGCGACCGCTGCCGAGACCAAGACGCGGCCCATGACCGTCCGCGATTTGTTTCAGTTCAAGCGGCTCTCGGATCCGCAGATCAGCCCTGATGGCAAGCAAGTGGCGTACGTCGTGGGCGCAGTGGACTTGGAGGCGAATTCGAGCTCGTCGACGATCTGGCTCGCCCCAACGGCCGGCGGCGCGCCGCGGCAACTGACGACCACGACCAAGAAAGACCGCCATCCGCGCTTCAGCCCTGATGGCAAAAGCATTCTGTTTGAATCGAACCGCTCGGGCGACAACCAATTGTGGATCATCGACCTGGCGGGCGGCGAAGCGCGGCAGTTGACCACGATCGCGACCGAGGCTTCGACCGGCATCTTTTCGCCTGATGGCAAGCTGATCGCCTTCGTATCGGCCGTTTATCCCGAGTTCTCCGACAAGCCGTACGCCGAGAGCAACGCGGCGAACAAGAAGAAGGCTGAGGAGATCGCCAAAAGCCCCGTCAAGGCGCGGACGTTCACGCGGCTGTTCTATCGGCACTGGGACTCGTGGGTCGAGGACAAGCGGCAGCACCTGTTCGTGATGCCGGCCGCCGGCGGCGAGCCGCGCGACATGACGCCGGGCGATCGCGACGCGTACCCGACGTCGACGACGTTTTCCGTCGGGGATGATTTCACGTTCAGCCCGGATAGCAAGTCGTTGGTCTACACGGCTCCGCCCGAGCGCGACGAGGCGTGGAGCACCAACTACGACATCTGGCGCGTGCCGGTCGGTGGCGGCAAGGCCGAGAATCTCACCGCCGCGAACCCGGCCGCCGACAGCTATCCGCGCTACTCGCCCGACGGCAAGCAATTGGCCTACCGCGCGCAGAAAGTGCCGGGCTTCGAAGCGGATCAGTGGGAGTTGAGCGTGATGCCTGCGCAGGGCGCCGGCGCGCAGCCGCGCGTGTTGACGAAAGATTTTGATTCGTCGGTCGATCAATTCCTGTGGGCGGCCGATGGTGCGAGCCTGTTCTTTCTGGCCGATCAGCGCGGCATGACGACGATTTCGCGCGTTTCGGCGGCCGAGGGGCGGGTCACGCCATTCCTCGATGGTCGGACGTACGGCGCGCTGAGCCGCTCGAGTGACGGCAAAATGATGGCCTGCACCGGCGCGTCGATGCGCACGCCGCCCGAGATTCTGGCGGTCGATGCCAATAAGCAGGCGAAGAACATCAGCCAGGCCAACACCGAGTTGCTCGCGCAGCTCGACCTGCCCAAGCCGGAGAGCGTGGAGGTCAAAGGCGCGGGCGGGACGCCGATGCAGATGTGGATCTTGAAGCCGCCCGGATTCGATCCGGGCAAGAAATGGCCGCTGGTGTATCTCGTACACGGCGGTCCGCAGGGCGCCTGGGAAGACGCCTGGAGCTTTCGTTGGAACCCCGAAGTGTGGGCCGCGCAGGGTTACGTGATCGCATTGCCGAATCCACGCGGCAGCACCGGCTTTGGCCAGCAATACACCAACGAGATCAGCGGAGACTGGGGCGGCAAGTGTTTTGACGACCTGATGGCGGGCGTGGCTTACATGGAGAAGCAGCCTTATATCGATACCGCGCGCATGGCCGCGGCCGGCGCCTCGTTCGGCGGCTATATGATGAACTGGTTCGAGGGGCATACCGATAAGTTCAAGACGCTGATCACCCATTGCGGCGTCTACAATTTCGACGCCATGTACGCCACGACCGACGAACTATGGTTCGACGAATTCGAACATGGCGGCGCGCCGTGGAAGAACCGCGAGTCGTACGAAAAGTTCTCGCCGCATCGCTTCGCGCAGAATTTCAAGACCCCCATGCTCATCATTCACAACGATCTCGACTTCCGCGTGCCGATCAGCGAAGGGCACCAACTGTTCACCACGCTGCAGCGGCTGGGCGTGCCGTCGAAGATGATCAACTTCCCCGACGAAGGGCATTGGGTCCTGAAACCGGCCAACAGCCTGTACTGGCACGAGCAGATCTTTGATTGGCTGAAGCAGTACGTGGCGCCGGGCGGGAAATAG
- the csrA gene encoding carbon storage regulator CsrA: MLVLSRQRDESIMIGDNIVITVVDIRGDKVRLGISAPTEIPVHRQEVYEAIQRENLRASQLDPKDTRGIGKPNKSPDSPTR; the protein is encoded by the coding sequence GTGCTAGTCCTGTCGAGACAACGCGACGAAAGCATCATGATCGGTGATAACATTGTCATCACCGTCGTCGATATACGCGGCGATAAAGTGCGTTTGGGCATCAGCGCCCCCACCGAGATCCCCGTCCACCGGCAAGAGGTGTACGAGGCGATCCAGCGCGAGAACCTTCGCGCCAGCCAGCTCGACCCCAAAGACACGCGCGGCATCGGCAAGCCGAATAAATCCCCCGACTCGCCGACCCGCTAG
- the fliW gene encoding flagellar assembly protein FliW encodes MLVRTTRFANVEVPAEDLIRFPEGMLGLDDCHSWVLLADAQNEAIGWLQSTTRPSVALAVVSPRRFVPDYQLRVFRRELASLELARPEDAQVLSIMSKNERGITLNLKAPILMNLEKRLGRQVIANGEMPLQYELTTTALRKTA; translated from the coding sequence ATGCTAGTCCGTACGACTCGTTTTGCCAACGTTGAGGTGCCGGCCGAGGATCTGATCCGTTTTCCGGAAGGGATGCTCGGGCTGGACGATTGTCACTCCTGGGTGCTCTTGGCCGACGCTCAGAACGAAGCGATTGGCTGGTTGCAAAGCACGACGCGCCCCAGCGTTGCGCTGGCCGTGGTCAGCCCGCGGCGCTTCGTGCCCGACTATCAGCTGCGCGTGTTTCGACGTGAACTTGCTTCACTCGAATTGGCGCGGCCGGAAGACGCCCAAGTGCTGTCGATCATGTCCAAGAACGAACGCGGCATCACGCTGAACCTGAAAGCGCCGATCCTGATGAACCTGGAGAAGCGCCTGGGACGGCAAGTGATCGCCAACGGCGAGATGCCTTTGCAATACGAGCTGACGACGACCGCATTGCGAAAGACCGCCTAA
- a CDS encoding DUF1559 domain-containing protein: protein MSCSISTTLSRRRAGFTLVEILVVIAIIGILIALLLPAVQAAREAARRTQCINNLKQLGLACQNYAGVHGGFPLLYSSSNQPGWITQLLPYFEQENLLSQYNYKQPWFDASNANTVSQRIPILECPTSPLDHLFTATDPAFAGQSANPLTTFTVGATDYFALAGASTTTTLKAPSTIPAGYFAAYPNVPTTTDVSGAFGPQSTTPTLYRLAQVTDGLSNTAIVTEMSGRPYLYLSNGRQIPTAGFPSYVSPGSVDAADNIPLYYGWGSWAQNDNFNVGTWSADGSMQGGTCSVNCSNYRGVYSFHTVGVYATFGDGSVHMLSQQISPAVFFAVITARAGETIPDVNSL, encoded by the coding sequence GTGAGCTGCTCCATATCGACGACTCTCAGCAGGCGCCGCGCCGGGTTTACCCTGGTCGAAATCCTCGTGGTAATCGCGATCATCGGCATTTTGATCGCCCTGCTGTTGCCTGCCGTCCAAGCCGCCCGCGAAGCGGCGCGCCGCACGCAATGCATCAACAATCTGAAACAGTTGGGGCTAGCCTGCCAGAATTACGCCGGAGTCCACGGCGGTTTTCCTTTACTCTACTCGTCGTCGAACCAGCCAGGCTGGATCACCCAACTGCTCCCCTATTTCGAGCAGGAGAACCTGTTATCGCAATACAACTACAAGCAGCCTTGGTTTGACGCCAGCAATGCGAATACGGTGTCGCAGCGGATTCCCATTCTCGAGTGCCCGACGAGCCCTCTCGATCATCTCTTCACGGCCACCGATCCCGCATTTGCCGGACAGAGCGCGAACCCGCTGACGACGTTCACCGTGGGTGCGACGGACTACTTTGCCCTCGCGGGCGCCTCGACAACAACGACGCTGAAAGCCCCGAGCACCATTCCCGCGGGTTACTTCGCCGCTTATCCGAATGTCCCGACCACCACGGATGTGTCGGGAGCTTTTGGCCCGCAGAGCACGACGCCCACGCTGTACCGTTTGGCCCAGGTGACCGATGGCCTTTCGAATACGGCGATCGTGACCGAGATGTCGGGCCGGCCGTATCTGTATCTGTCGAACGGGCGGCAAATCCCGACGGCCGGATTCCCGTCTTATGTCTCGCCTGGTTCGGTCGACGCGGCCGACAATATTCCCCTGTATTACGGTTGGGGTTCCTGGGCGCAGAATGATAATTTCAACGTGGGCACGTGGAGCGCCGACGGCTCGATGCAGGGGGGCACGTGTTCCGTGAACTGCAGCAACTACCGCGGCGTCTATAGCTTTCACACCGTCGGCGTCTATGCCACGTTCGGTGACGGTTCGGTTCACATGCTCAGCCAGCAGATCAGCCCGGCCGTGTTTTTTGCCGTAATCACGGCCCGCGCCGGCGAAACTATTCCCGACGTTAACAGCCTTTAG
- a CDS encoding alpha/beta hydrolase, with the protein MPFSLRLSPAMIVATVGLFAIFCQASSAGAQQTEPKKDRPPRPSQDAVVSADSVVKRDVAYGDKELQKLDIYAPAGAKNAPIVLFVHGGEWTRHDKSEVSFKPKFFNEHKIVFASTNYRLSPAATHPAHASDVAAAIGWLHKHAGEFGGDPRKIFLMGHSAGCHLVTLVSLDPRYLAEVGLRPADLAGVVAWSGGAYDLVDKVAQGGAYADYIKSAFGDSPDVWRQASPVAHVSGAKAGPRFLFISIEPGNASHQAAERLAKLIEENGGRATSKLIEGRDHFGANHFLGAPDDTTGQIFLQFIRDAAD; encoded by the coding sequence GTGCCATTCTCGTTGCGTCTTTCGCCCGCGATGATCGTTGCGACAGTGGGCCTGTTCGCCATTTTCTGCCAGGCGAGCTCGGCCGGCGCCCAGCAAACCGAGCCGAAAAAGGACCGGCCGCCGCGACCGTCGCAAGATGCCGTGGTGTCCGCCGATAGCGTCGTCAAGCGCGACGTCGCCTATGGCGACAAGGAATTGCAGAAGCTTGATATCTATGCGCCGGCAGGAGCCAAAAACGCACCGATCGTCCTGTTCGTTCACGGAGGAGAGTGGACGCGGCACGATAAATCGGAGGTGAGTTTCAAGCCCAAGTTTTTCAACGAGCACAAAATCGTGTTTGCGAGCACCAACTATCGGCTGTCGCCCGCCGCGACGCATCCGGCGCACGCGAGTGACGTCGCTGCCGCGATCGGCTGGCTGCACAAACATGCCGGCGAATTCGGCGGTGACCCCCGAAAAATCTTCCTGATGGGGCATTCGGCCGGTTGCCACCTGGTGACCTTGGTATCGCTCGACCCGCGCTACCTGGCGGAAGTCGGCCTGCGGCCCGCGGACCTGGCCGGCGTCGTGGCCTGGAGCGGGGGGGCTTATGATCTGGTCGACAAAGTCGCGCAAGGCGGCGCTTACGCCGACTACATCAAAAGCGCCTTCGGCGATTCACCTGACGTGTGGCGGCAAGCGTCGCCGGTTGCCCACGTGAGCGGAGCCAAGGCCGGCCCTCGATTTCTTTTCATCTCGATCGAGCCCGGCAACGCCTCGCATCAAGCGGCCGAGCGCCTTGCGAAGCTGATCGAGGAAAACGGCGGCCGCGCGACCTCGAAACTGATCGAGGGACGCGACCATTTCGGCGCCAATCACTTCCTGGGCGCGCCCGACGATACGACGGGCCAGATATTCCTGCAATTCATCCGCGACGCTGCCGACTAA
- a CDS encoding nucleoside permease, which yields MLSARTRLSAMMFLQYFVWGSWAVSAGGYMGKALHFSGQSIGLVYSTTAIGAIFAPLFVGYIADRLFATERILATLHIVGGALLVAASFQKTPNGLFLVMVAYALCYMPTLALTNSISMANVGDPEKEFPRIRVFGTVGWIAAGLIVGILLGEENERFFQMAGGASVLLGLLCLTLPHTPPRGASGGDALGLGAIGLFKEPSFTIFALCSFLICIPLAFYYGFANAFLVETDRPSPTALQTLGQISEVFFMAAMPWFIVRLGIKNMLLVGMAAWVARYLCFSTLDFSLVLVGLVLHGVCYDFFFVASQIYVDKKAPRDMRASAQSLIAFITLGLGMFVGSNVSGWIVEKYPAVTIEATNAEGKAITAALPDWAGAGADDSVWKYLDLKSTLGGMIFGEQHVESKHGPDFAAANDANGDGQLQLNEIPDGWVERPNVDDPAQDVTYSGTALRAAFAQLDPNSTGIITRAQWRAAQAHDWSKIWIWPALMAGATCLLFWLGFHDRVKAVD from the coding sequence ATGCTTTCCGCCCGCACGCGTTTGTCCGCGATGATGTTCCTGCAGTATTTCGTGTGGGGCAGCTGGGCCGTCTCGGCCGGCGGCTACATGGGAAAGGCGTTGCACTTCAGCGGGCAGAGCATTGGGCTGGTCTACTCGACCACGGCTATCGGCGCGATCTTTGCCCCGCTGTTCGTTGGCTACATCGCCGACCGGCTGTTCGCCACCGAACGCATCCTGGCCACGCTGCACATCGTCGGCGGGGCCCTGTTGGTGGCGGCATCTTTTCAAAAGACGCCGAACGGACTGTTTCTGGTCATGGTCGCTTATGCCCTGTGCTACATGCCGACCCTGGCATTGACGAACTCGATTTCGATGGCCAACGTCGGCGATCCGGAAAAGGAGTTTCCGCGCATTCGCGTATTCGGCACCGTCGGCTGGATCGCCGCCGGACTGATCGTCGGCATCTTGCTGGGCGAAGAGAATGAGCGCTTCTTTCAAATGGCGGGCGGAGCTTCGGTCCTCTTGGGACTGCTGTGCCTGACGCTGCCGCATACGCCGCCGCGCGGTGCGTCGGGGGGCGACGCCCTGGGGCTGGGCGCGATCGGCTTGTTCAAGGAACCATCGTTCACGATCTTTGCCCTCTGCTCGTTCCTGATTTGCATCCCGCTGGCCTTTTATTACGGCTTCGCCAACGCCTTCCTGGTAGAGACCGATCGCCCGTCGCCGACGGCGCTGCAAACCCTCGGGCAGATCTCCGAGGTCTTCTTCATGGCGGCCATGCCGTGGTTCATCGTCCGGCTTGGGATCAAGAACATGCTGCTCGTGGGCATGGCGGCCTGGGTGGCACGATACTTGTGCTTCTCCACGCTCGATTTCTCGCTGGTCCTCGTGGGCCTGGTGCTGCACGGCGTGTGCTACGACTTTTTCTTCGTGGCCAGCCAGATCTACGTCGACAAAAAGGCTCCCCGCGACATGCGGGCGAGTGCCCAGAGTCTGATCGCCTTCATCACGCTGGGGCTGGGCATGTTCGTCGGATCGAACGTCAGCGGCTGGATCGTCGAGAAGTATCCGGCCGTGACGATCGAGGCGACCAATGCCGAAGGGAAGGCGATCACCGCGGCCTTGCCCGACTGGGCCGGCGCCGGCGCCGACGATTCGGTGTGGAAGTATCTCGATCTGAAGAGCACGCTGGGCGGGATGATCTTTGGCGAGCAGCACGTGGAATCGAAACACGGTCCCGACTTCGCCGCGGCCAACGACGCCAATGGCGATGGTCAGCTGCAGCTCAACGAAATACCCGACGGGTGGGTCGAGCGGCCCAACGTCGACGATCCAGCGCAAGACGTGACCTACTCGGGCACCGCCTTGCGGGCAGCATTCGCCCAGCTCGATCCGAACTCGACAGGTATCATCACGCGGGCCCAATGGCGCGCGGCACAGGCGCACGATTGGTCGAAAATCTGGATCTGGCCCGCCCTCATGGCCGGCGCCACGTGCCTGCTCTTCTGGCTAGGCTTTCACGACCGCGTGAAAGCGGTCGATTAG
- a CDS encoding class I tRNA ligase family protein yields the protein MSTTTTEQELPKQYHHAGPEQRWYRFWEERKYFHSEPDPKRKPYAIVIPPPNVTGALHLGHALNNTIQDILIRSKRMRGFNALYMPGTDHAGIATQAVVERRLLEEEKLSRHDLGREKLVARIWDWKNEYERRILGQLKRLGCSCDWQRTRFTLDEVCARAVRHTFFTFFQEGLIYRGRRMVNWDTFLQTAVSDDEVFHEAVAGHFWHLRYPVIDPQPGEPTHVTVATTRPETMLGDTAVAVHPDPARALDAAEAELRQKLAEAAEKQRPEIQTQLDALADRRRTMLAGLEKLRDMARAGRKVMLPLMNREIPLVADEWAKPELGSGCVKITPAHDPNDYEVGKRQSLPMINVLNIDGTLNENAGPYAKLKILKARERVVADMEAAGLLAEVEDREIELAHSDRSKTPIEPLLADQWFVRMQDLAQSAMDAVSDGRVKIVPERYKSGYLDWLGEKRDWPISRQLWWGHQIPIWYAPGASEADLKRAFAGRDDVVWHRDPEHDRWLICAREEDLAEDAVPGCKLTREADVLDTWFSSALWPHSTFGWPEKTPELAYYYPTSALVTSRDIITLWVARMVLTGLHNVGDVPFREVFIHPKILDGYGETMSKSKGNGVDPVDIMEKFGADALRFGLAYLTTETQDVRMPVEFECPHCGALVEQTKKNRVLPRVPCKQCGKEFATQWAEKAADVALPRGAVVSDRFELARNFCNKLWNAARFVLMNLEGYTPGKVDDTQLVTEDRWILSRLATVTDGVTAALDAYHFADATRLLYEFAWDEFCSFYLEMVKARLQDPASRPTAQRVLAHTLDNLLRLLHPVIPFITEEIWQLLNEAAPLRGLTKQEPPAESVMIATWPEVDRARQDAASEARFARFQEVLGGLREIRSRQNLPPRTEIRFSLRCEPDVAALLEPMAGYFESMAKAQGTEWGPAVTAPATSANTVLRAGELFVDLAGLIDVEAEIARNQKERERLLGAIATKEKKLANANFVERAPAEVVEAERRSLTEQHERLAATDAALAALIAQRGK from the coding sequence ATGTCGACCACGACGACGGAGCAAGAACTGCCCAAGCAGTATCATCACGCGGGGCCCGAGCAGCGCTGGTACCGGTTTTGGGAAGAGCGCAAGTATTTTCACAGCGAGCCTGACCCCAAGCGCAAGCCCTACGCGATCGTCATCCCGCCGCCGAACGTGACCGGCGCGCTGCACCTGGGCCACGCACTGAACAACACGATCCAGGATATTTTGATCCGCAGCAAGCGGATGCGCGGCTTCAATGCCTTGTACATGCCGGGCACCGATCATGCGGGCATTGCCACGCAGGCCGTGGTCGAGCGACGGCTATTGGAAGAGGAGAAGCTATCGCGGCACGACCTGGGGCGCGAAAAGCTCGTGGCCCGTATCTGGGATTGGAAGAACGAATACGAGCGGCGCATTCTCGGGCAGCTCAAGCGGCTGGGCTGTAGCTGCGATTGGCAGCGAACGCGCTTTACGCTCGACGAAGTGTGCGCCCGGGCCGTGCGGCATACGTTCTTTACCTTCTTCCAGGAAGGCTTGATCTATCGCGGTCGCCGGATGGTGAACTGGGATACGTTCCTGCAAACCGCGGTGAGCGATGACGAAGTGTTTCACGAGGCGGTAGCCGGGCACTTCTGGCATTTGCGCTATCCGGTGATCGATCCGCAGCCCGGCGAGCCGACGCACGTGACCGTGGCCACGACCCGGCCCGAGACGATGCTAGGCGATACGGCCGTGGCGGTGCATCCCGACCCGGCGCGCGCGCTCGACGCGGCCGAAGCCGAGTTGCGGCAAAAGCTGGCCGAGGCCGCCGAGAAGCAACGCCCCGAGATCCAAACGCAGCTCGACGCGCTGGCCGATCGTCGCCGCACGATGCTCGCCGGGCTGGAAAAGCTGCGCGACATGGCGCGGGCTGGTCGCAAAGTGATGTTGCCGCTCATGAATCGCGAGATTCCGCTCGTGGCCGACGAGTGGGCCAAGCCTGAGCTGGGTAGCGGCTGCGTGAAAATTACGCCGGCCCACGATCCGAACGACTACGAGGTGGGTAAGCGGCAATCTTTGCCGATGATCAATGTGTTAAACATCGACGGCACGCTGAACGAAAATGCCGGCCCGTACGCGAAGCTGAAGATTCTCAAAGCGCGCGAGCGCGTCGTGGCCGACATGGAAGCGGCCGGCCTGCTGGCCGAGGTCGAGGATCGCGAGATCGAGCTCGCGCACTCCGACCGTTCAAAGACGCCGATCGAGCCGCTCTTGGCGGATCAATGGTTCGTGCGCATGCAGGACCTCGCGCAGTCGGCGATGGATGCCGTGAGCGACGGCCGCGTGAAGATCGTGCCCGAACGATATAAAAGCGGCTATCTCGACTGGCTGGGGGAGAAGCGCGACTGGCCCATCAGCCGGCAATTGTGGTGGGGGCATCAGATTCCGATCTGGTACGCGCCGGGCGCGAGCGAAGCGGATTTGAAGCGCGCCTTCGCCGGTCGTGATGACGTCGTGTGGCACCGCGATCCGGAGCATGACCGCTGGCTCATCTGCGCACGCGAAGAGGATCTGGCCGAGGACGCGGTGCCGGGCTGCAAACTGACGCGCGAGGCCGACGTGCTCGATACCTGGTTCAGCTCGGCCCTGTGGCCGCACTCGACCTTCGGCTGGCCGGAGAAAACTCCAGAGCTGGCGTACTACTACCCGACAAGCGCGCTAGTGACGAGCCGGGACATCATCACGCTGTGGGTGGCGCGCATGGTGCTCACCGGGCTGCACAACGTCGGAGATGTGCCGTTCCGCGAGGTGTTCATCCATCCGAAGATCCTCGACGGCTATGGCGAAACCATGAGCAAGTCGAAGGGGAACGGCGTCGACCCGGTCGACATCATGGAGAAGTTCGGCGCTGACGCGTTGCGGTTCGGGCTGGCGTACCTCACGACCGAAACGCAGGACGTGCGGATGCCGGTGGAATTCGAATGCCCGCACTGCGGAGCGCTGGTCGAGCAGACGAAGAAGAATCGCGTGCTGCCGCGCGTGCCGTGCAAGCAGTGCGGCAAGGAGTTCGCCACGCAATGGGCCGAAAAGGCGGCCGACGTGGCCCTGCCGCGCGGCGCCGTGGTGAGCGATCGGTTCGAGCTGGCGCGGAATTTCTGCAACAAGCTGTGGAATGCCGCACGGTTCGTGCTGATGAACCTGGAAGGGTATACGCCGGGCAAAGTCGACGACACGCAGCTGGTGACCGAAGATCGATGGATCCTCAGCCGGTTGGCGACCGTGACCGACGGCGTGACCGCGGCGCTGGACGCTTATCACTTTGCCGACGCGACGCGGCTGTTGTATGAATTCGCCTGGGACGAATTCTGCAGCTTTTACCTGGAAATGGTGAAGGCGCGGCTGCAAGATCCGGCCAGCCGCCCGACGGCGCAGCGCGTGCTCGCGCACACGCTCGATAATTTGTTGCGGCTGTTGCACCCGGTAATTCCGTTCATCACCGAGGAGATTTGGCAGTTGTTGAACGAGGCGGCGCCGCTGCGCGGACTTACGAAGCAAGAGCCGCCGGCCGAGAGCGTGATGATCGCGACGTGGCCCGAGGTGGACCGCGCCCGGCAAGATGCGGCGAGCGAAGCCCGTTTCGCGCGGTTTCAAGAAGTGCTCGGCGGCTTGCGCGAGATTCGCAGCCGGCAGAATTTGCCGCCGCGCACCGAGATCCGCTTCTCGTTGCGGTGCGAGCCGGACGTGGCCGCGCTACTCGAGCCGATGGCCGGCTATTTCGAATCGATGGCCAAGGCGCAGGGAACCGAGTGGGGGCCGGCGGTCACCGCGCCCGCCACGAGCGCGAACACCGTGCTCCGCGCCGGAGAGCTGTTCGTGGACCTGGCCGGCTTGATCGACGTCGAAGCCGAAATCGCGCGGAATCAGAAAGAGCGCGAACGGCTGCTCGGCGCGATCGCGACCAAGGAAAAAAAGCTGGCGAATGCCAACTTCGTCGAGCGGGCGCCGGCCGAAGTGGTCGAGGCCGAACGCCGCTCACTGACCGAGCAGCACGAACGCCTGGCAGCCACCGATGCGGCGCTGGCAGCGCTGATCGCCCAGCGCGGGAAGTAA